The Acidobacteriota bacterium sequence GGGGGGCCCGGTGGGGGCCCCCCAGGGCTACCCCAACGCCTCCCGGTCCCGCGGCCGCCTGGTGGGCCCCACGGCGGGCGAGATCGTGCGGCGCGCCGAACAGCCGCGTGAACCCGCCAACGTCGAGGACCACCTGCGACTCACCGTGGAGCTCGACCCGCGGCGACCAGTCGGCGGCCAGCGCCGCGAGCGACTCACGCGAATCCTCGCCAGGTGTACCGGTCACTGCCGACTCCACCGGCCCGTGCTCCACGATGGCCGCAAACATCGGGGGCCTCGGAGCCTGTGAGTCATTCAGCGTTGAGCTATCAGCCATGAGCCGGCACCGGAATGACTCGTGGATTGCCGTTGAAAGAGGGAATCAAGCTCAAGCCAGGCTGACCAGAGGATTGTCCGCCCCGCGTTCGGGGCCGCTAGGAGAGAGTCTCGTCAATCGGCCGCGCCTCCGCATCGTCCGGCACGAATCGCGATCGCGCCAGCGTCACCCGCGTGCCTGGCGCCATGAACCGGCGCGACCAGTCGGAACTCCCCAGCCAGCCGTGCCCCTCGCCAGCTGCCACGGTCAGCCGTACCGACACGCCACCCGCGCTGCGCGTCAGCGGATCGGGCGCCACCACCAGACAGACCGTCTCGCGTCCTTCGACGAGGCGCTGCAGCCGAATCCACGTCGTGAACGGCTGCCGTCGCAGCAGCGCCGCCGGCACGTCGGCCAGATCGAGCACGACCATGCCGAACCCGCCCGCCGCGAGCACCATCGCCGTCGCCTTCAGCGCACGATCGACCGCCTGCGCGAGCAGATCGTGGTCGTCGCCGACGCGCATCGCCCCGGGCCGATGACGGGTGACCCCGAGGCCGCGCCCTCGCACCCACAGCCACAATGACCAGTCGGGGTCGAGCGGCTGCGTCGAGTCGGGGTCGAACACGTCGAGCGTATCGACGAGGGCCGCCAGCTCGCCACGTCGCGTCGCGGCCGCCATCGACGTGAGCGCCAGGCGCGTTCGTCCCGACGTGCGGCACCCGACCACCTCCGACACCTGCCCGCGTGGCCAGCCTCCACCCAGGCGGGCATCGAGCGCGGCCTGCCCGGTCGACGCCAGAAGATGGGCCGGTGCCTCGGTGGACGGCGACACCGGCACCAGGCCGGCGTCGAGCCGGCGTGCCCTGAGCAGTTCTTCGAGAGTGGCGCGCGCGCGGGAAGCCATCGTCGACCAGATCCGTGATGTTCGTCTTTTGTTCGTCTCATCCAAGCATACGATCGCTCTCCGGAGACGATCAAGAGGCGAAACTGGTCGCGAGTCAAACCGGGTAAACTTGACGCTGGCCAGACCTGAAGCGTGCCTCATCCCCTCGGAGCCCCTGCGTGTCTCGTCTCGTTTTGAAATTCGGTGGCACATCCGTTGGCAGTGCCGCGGCCATCACCCAGGCAGCCGGCGTCGCTGCCGGCCTCCGCCGTGACGGGCACGAAGTCGTCGTCGTCACTTCGGCCATGAGCGGGGTCACCGACCTGCTGCTCGCGGGCGCGCACGCGGCGGCGGCGGGCCAGCTCGGCCGCTTTCTCGACATCGCCGCCAGCCTGCGGGCGAAGCACCTCGAGGCCTGCACGGCGCTGTTTGACGACCCCGCGGCCTTCCAGGCCGTGCTCAGCCCCATCGAACAACGCCTCGGCGAGCTGTCGCGGCTGGCCGAAGCGCTGGCCGTGCTCGGCGAGGCCTCGCCGCGTGCCCTCGATGCGGTCTCGTCGCTCGGCGAGCGGATGAGCGTGCACCTGCTCGCGGGGGCGCTGCGCCGAACCGGCGTGGCGTCGCCGCCAGTCGATGCCGCCGACGTCGTCCGGACCGACGACGAGTTCCAGGCGGCGGTGCCGCTGATGGCCGACACGCGGCAGCTGGCCCAGGAGCGGCTGCTGCCGATCGCCCGACAGGGCGACGTGCCGGTCGTGACGGGCTTCGTCGGCGCGACCGCCGCCGGCGTGGTCACGACGCTCGGCCGCGGCGGCAGCGACTACAGCGCCGCCATCCTCGGCGCCGCGCTCGACGCCGACGAGGTCTGGATCTACACCGACGTCGACGGCGTGCTCACGGCCGACCCGCGCGTCGTGCCCGAGGCGCGCACGCTCGATCTGCTCACCTATCGCGAGATGTCGGAGCTCGCGTACTTCGGCGCGAAGGTCCTGCACCCCAAGACCATCCTGCCGGCACTCGAACGCGGGATCCCGCTGCGCATCAAGAACACGTTCAACCCGTCGCACGACGGCACGCTCGTCGTCGCGCAGACCGAGGGCGGACGCGGCGTGCTCAAGGGCGTGACGGCCATCGAGCGCCAGAGCCTCGTGACGCTCGAGGGCCGGGGCATGCTCGGCGTGCCGGGCATCGCGGGGCGCACGTTCGCGGCCGTGGCCCGGACCGGCACGAGCGTGCCGATGATCTCGCAGTCGTCCTCCGAGCAGAGCATCTGCTTCGTCGCCCCACAGGCGTCGGCCGTCCGGGTCATCGACGAGCTCCGGCGCGAGTTCGAGCACGAGCTGGCCCGGCAGGACATCGAGAGCATCTGGGCGCTCGACGACATCGTCGTCGTGACGGCCGTCGGGTCGGCCATCCGGCAGACGCCCGGCGTGGCCGGCCGGGTCTTCGGCGCCGTCGGTGCCGCCGACATCAACGTGATTGCGATTGCGATGGGCTCGTCCGAGTGCAGCATCAGCCTCGTCGTCGAAGCGCGCTACGCGCGCGCGGCGGTGCGGGCGATCCACCGGCTGCTCGAGGCCTGACGTGCGCGCGTCCTCCCGTCAGGTACGCGCCACCCCATGAGCCGGCTGCCCGTCGCCGACGCGTCCTGCCCGCCGGATCCGCCGCCGCCCGCGAGCCGTCCGTGGCCGCGCGTGGCCACGGCCCTCACCCACCGCGACTTCCGCGTGCTCTGGGCGGGCGCCTGCGTCTCGACGATTGGGACGTGGATGCAGAAGGTCGCGCAGAGCTGGCTGGTGCTCACGCTGACGGGGTCGGCCTTCTACCTGGGCCTCGATGCCTTTCTGGGCGAACTGCCCATCCTGCTGTTCACGCTCATCGGCGGCGTCATCGCCGACCGGCACGACCGGCGGCGGCTGCTCATCGGGTCGCAGTACGTGCAGATGGCGACCGCGTTCGCGCTCATGGCGCTCGTGCTCGCCGACGTCGTCCGGATCTGGCACGTCCTGGCGCTGTCGTTCCTCGCCGGCACGGCACAGGCGTTCGGCGGTCCGGCCTACCAGTCGCTCATTCCGCAGCTCGTGACCAAGGACCACCTGCCGAACGCGATCGCGCTCAACTCGATCCAGTTCAACATCGCGCGCATCCTCGGCCCGCTGCTCGCGGGCGCGACGCTCGCGGCCCTCGGATCGGCAGCGTGCTTCGGCCTGAACGGCCTGTCGTTCCTCGTCGTCATCGTGGCCCTGATGTCGCTGCACGTCGCCCACCAGGCGCCGGCCTCACGGCAGCCGCTGCTCGAGGAGATGCGCGGCGGCCTGCGCTACGTGCGCAACGAGCGGGCCATCGTCGCGCTGACCGTCCTCGCGTTCCT is a genomic window containing:
- a CDS encoding aspartate kinase yields the protein MSRLVLKFGGTSVGSAAAITQAAGVAAGLRRDGHEVVVVTSAMSGVTDLLLAGAHAAAAGQLGRFLDIAASLRAKHLEACTALFDDPAAFQAVLSPIEQRLGELSRLAEALAVLGEASPRALDAVSSLGERMSVHLLAGALRRTGVASPPVDAADVVRTDDEFQAAVPLMADTRQLAQERLLPIARQGDVPVVTGFVGATAAGVVTTLGRGGSDYSAAILGAALDADEVWIYTDVDGVLTADPRVVPEARTLDLLTYREMSELAYFGAKVLHPKTILPALERGIPLRIKNTFNPSHDGTLVVAQTEGGRGVLKGVTAIERQSLVTLEGRGMLGVPGIAGRTFAAVARTGTSVPMISQSSSEQSICFVAPQASAVRVIDELRREFEHELARQDIESIWALDDIVVVTAVGSAIRQTPGVAGRVFGAVGAADINVIAIAMGSSECSISLVVEARYARAAVRAIHRLLEA
- a CDS encoding MFS transporter gives rise to the protein MSRLPVADASCPPDPPPPASRPWPRVATALTHRDFRVLWAGACVSTIGTWMQKVAQSWLVLTLTGSAFYLGLDAFLGELPILLFTLIGGVIADRHDRRRLLIGSQYVQMATAFALMALVLADVVRIWHVLALSFLAGTAQAFGGPAYQSLIPQLVTKDHLPNAIALNSIQFNIARILGPLLAGATLAALGSAACFGLNGLSFLVVIVALMSLHVAHQAPASRQPLLEEMRGGLRYVRNERAIVALTVLAFLSTFLGQPLLTFLPIFAQKIFGGGAGEYSRMMAASGGGAVMGALVVAWLGRFSHMGRALLVVHAGFGLVVVAFALSRTLWVSYALLFVGGATTIIVLSMITSLVQLIAPNEMRGRVMSIYMMAFRGGMPLGSLVSGWVAESTSAPTALVVNGVLLACVSTYFLTRNTSVRQL